A stretch of Imperialibacter roseus DNA encodes these proteins:
- a CDS encoding GDP-L-fucose synthase family protein, with product MHKESKVFIAGHRGMVGSAILRGLQKRGFSNFVLKTSAECDLRRQADVESLFEVERPDYVFLAAAKVGGINANNTYRAEFLHDNLMIQNNVIHSAWKFQSTKLMFLGSSCIYPKLAPQPLKEDYLLTGLLEETNEPYAIAKIAGIKMCEAYRDQYGCNFVSVMPTNLYGPNDNYDLKNSHVLPALIRKFHDAKVSGASEVEVWGTGSPKREFLHVDDMAEACIYLMEKFDAKPHSKAPSFLNIGWGEDISIKDLGLLIKDIVGFQGTLKFDTSKPDGTPRKLMDTSRLSAMGFKPTITLEQGIGSVYREFVKTYSSSGIRL from the coding sequence GTGCATAAAGAATCAAAAGTGTTTATTGCCGGCCATAGGGGAATGGTCGGCTCTGCTATTTTAAGGGGCTTACAAAAGAGGGGTTTCTCGAATTTTGTTTTGAAGACTTCGGCGGAATGTGATTTGCGCCGCCAAGCTGATGTGGAGAGCCTGTTCGAGGTGGAGAGACCAGATTATGTCTTTCTGGCCGCTGCCAAGGTCGGAGGAATTAATGCCAACAACACCTATCGGGCAGAATTTCTACACGACAATCTGATGATCCAGAATAATGTCATTCACTCGGCCTGGAAATTCCAATCTACCAAATTGATGTTCCTTGGCTCTTCTTGCATTTACCCTAAACTTGCTCCACAGCCACTTAAGGAAGACTATTTGCTTACAGGGCTATTGGAAGAGACGAATGAACCCTATGCGATAGCTAAGATAGCTGGCATCAAAATGTGTGAGGCCTACAGAGATCAATACGGTTGTAACTTTGTATCAGTTATGCCCACCAACCTCTATGGCCCTAATGATAATTATGATTTGAAAAACTCCCACGTGTTGCCGGCGCTGATCAGGAAATTTCATGACGCAAAGGTGAGCGGCGCAAGTGAGGTGGAAGTATGGGGTACCGGCTCCCCCAAAAGGGAATTTCTTCATGTCGACGACATGGCTGAAGCGTGTATTTATCTGATGGAAAAATTCGATGCCAAGCCACATTCAAAGGCCCCGTCATTTTTGAATATCGGTTGGGGAGAGGATATTAGCATAAAAGACCTGGGGCTGTTAATAAAAGATATTGTTGGCTTTCAGGGAACCTTAAAGTTCGACACTTCAAAGCCCGATGGCACACCAAGAAAGCTCATGGACACATCCCGTCTCTCGGCGATGGGTTTCAAGCCAACTATCACTTTGGAACAAGGAATTGGAAGTGTTTACCGTGAGTTTGTGAAAACATATAGCTCGAGCGGCATACGACTTTAA
- the pheS gene encoding phenylalanine--tRNA ligase subunit alpha, whose protein sequence is MIERIEELKEEVQKFVAEKEADLESFRMKFVSRKSVLTDLFDAFKDVPPAQKKDYGVALNQLKVLVQDRFKELVSGLEESREATTEAKDLTLPAATDQIGGIHPLTALRARIIEIFERIGFSVADGPEIETDWYNFTALNFPENHPAREMQDTFFIEKDPDVLLRTHTSSVQVRLMESGKPPFRAIMPGRVFRNEAITARAHCIFHQVEGLYIDEGVSFADLKDTLYHFAKEMFHKDVKIRFRPSYFPFTEPSAEIDISCLICNGEGCNICKYTGWVEIAGSGMVDPNVLENCGIDSEKYTGFAFGMGIERMALLNYQVRDLRLFTENDVRFLKQFSSIL, encoded by the coding sequence ATGATCGAACGAATTGAAGAGTTAAAGGAAGAGGTGCAGAAATTTGTTGCTGAGAAGGAGGCTGATCTTGAATCGTTCAGGATGAAGTTTGTAAGCAGAAAGAGCGTTCTTACAGATTTGTTTGATGCCTTCAAGGATGTTCCGCCAGCGCAAAAGAAAGATTACGGAGTCGCTCTGAACCAACTAAAGGTGCTGGTACAGGATCGTTTCAAGGAGCTGGTGTCTGGCCTGGAAGAGAGTAGAGAGGCAACTACGGAAGCAAAAGATTTAACACTTCCAGCCGCAACAGACCAAATAGGAGGCATTCACCCTTTGACCGCCCTCAGAGCAAGAATCATAGAGATTTTCGAAAGAATAGGGTTTTCGGTGGCCGACGGGCCTGAAATTGAGACTGACTGGTATAACTTCACTGCGCTTAACTTTCCTGAAAACCATCCTGCAAGGGAAATGCAGGATACATTTTTCATTGAGAAAGATCCTGATGTATTGTTGAGAACGCATACATCTTCCGTACAAGTAAGGTTAATGGAAAGCGGTAAGCCACCTTTCAGGGCTATTATGCCGGGAAGAGTTTTTAGGAACGAAGCCATTACCGCACGGGCTCATTGCATTTTTCACCAGGTAGAGGGCCTGTATATAGATGAAGGAGTGAGCTTTGCAGATCTGAAGGACACCCTGTATCATTTCGCCAAGGAGATGTTCCATAAGGATGTCAAAATAAGGTTCAGGCCGTCCTATTTCCCATTCACGGAGCCTAGCGCAGAGATTGACATCTCCTGCCTTATTTGCAACGGAGAAGGTTGTAACATATGCAAGTATACAGGGTGGGTGGAGATAGCCGGTTCTGGTATGGTCGACCCAAATGTACTGGAGAACTGTGGTATTGACTCGGAGAAATATACAGGCTTTGCTTTTGGAATGGGAATAGAGAGAATGGCCTTGTTGAATTATCAGGTGAGGGATCTTCGTCTCTTTACCGAAAATGATGTTCGCTTCTTGAAACAATTTTCCTCCATTCTTTGA
- a CDS encoding AAA family ATPase — translation MVQFKNDKEAADAFHQSYLQLTKEVSKVIVGQDRVVKLLISSIFCQGHSLLVGVPGLAKTLLIHTMASALHLKFNRIQFTPDLMPSDILGAETLDKERNFKFILGPIFANIILADEINRTPPKTQSALLEAMQEYSVTIGGKNHPLEKPFFVLATQNPIEQEGTYPLPEAQLDRFMFNINLDYPTLASEIEIVKNTTSEREQSVDQVMTADEIKFYQQLVRRVPVADNVIEYAVKLVHKTRPNDGGDELAKQYLEWGAGPRASQFLVLGAKCNALMNGKYSPDIEDVQSVAEPILRHRIVRNFKAESEGITEEQIITRLL, via the coding sequence ATGGTTCAGTTTAAAAACGACAAAGAGGCCGCTGATGCTTTTCACCAGTCATATCTACAGTTAACAAAAGAAGTTTCGAAAGTAATAGTTGGTCAGGACAGGGTAGTCAAGCTATTAATTTCGTCTATTTTCTGTCAGGGGCACTCCCTTTTGGTAGGTGTGCCGGGCCTGGCTAAGACCTTGCTCATTCACACAATGGCGTCAGCGCTGCATTTGAAGTTTAACAGGATACAGTTTACTCCTGACTTGATGCCTTCTGATATTTTAGGGGCAGAAACCCTGGACAAGGAACGAAATTTCAAGTTCATCCTGGGCCCCATTTTCGCCAATATCATTCTCGCCGACGAAATAAACAGAACCCCTCCAAAAACGCAGTCTGCTTTGCTAGAGGCGATGCAGGAGTACTCAGTGACAATAGGCGGAAAGAACCACCCTCTTGAAAAGCCTTTCTTCGTTTTGGCTACGCAAAACCCTATCGAACAAGAAGGCACCTACCCTCTCCCCGAAGCTCAGTTGGATCGGTTTATGTTCAATATTAACCTGGACTATCCTACGCTGGCCTCCGAAATTGAAATTGTGAAGAATACTACCTCAGAGCGGGAGCAATCTGTGGATCAGGTGATGACTGCGGATGAGATCAAGTTCTATCAGCAGTTGGTGAGAAGGGTTCCTGTGGCAGACAACGTGATTGAGTATGCCGTTAAGCTTGTTCATAAAACCAGACCGAACGACGGAGGGGATGAGCTTGCCAAACAGTACCTGGAATGGGGGGCAGGCCCAAGGGCGTCTCAGTTTCTTGTGCTTGGTGCAAAATGCAATGCACTTATGAACGGCAAGTATTCTCCGGACATCGAAGATGTCCAATCAGTAGCGGAGCCCATCCTCAGACACAGGATAGTGCGTAACTTCAAAGCAGAATCGGAGGGAATAACCGAAGAGCAGATCATCACCCGACTCCTTTAG
- a CDS encoding peptidylprolyl isomerase translates to MNLKFTGTRIFALSLAFIMMASLKVLGQQTMVLDEIIAKVDNYIILRSDMEKSYLEMLSRNDITGITRCDALETLVINKMLVAKAEIDSVMVEDGDVESNLDRRLQFFINQVGSEERLEEFYGKTIDQFKDELRESVKEQMVVEKMQGTITKDLTVTPAEVKKFFKTIPSDSLPFFSTEVTIGQIVKIPEPGEVEKEKIRTQLIAIRNKILAGESMATLAQQYSMDPSVRRNNGELGFFRRGDLAPEFEATALSMQPGEISMPVETDFGFHIIQLVERRGNTYNSRHILMIPVPSPADIKASRDYLDSLKTQIEAKTITFEKAAKEYSDDKATASDGGFLLDGTGAPRVSVEEIDPVLFFTLDTMKVGNITAPIDYRLDDGTQALRLIYYKDKVPPHQANLEQDFQKIYQATLSAKKNKILSEWFRKAQGDVYIDVDPEFDFCNLLKENY, encoded by the coding sequence ATGAATTTGAAATTTACAGGAACTAGAATATTCGCACTCTCACTGGCTTTTATCATGATGGCGTCCCTGAAAGTATTGGGACAACAAACAATGGTGTTGGATGAGATCATCGCTAAAGTCGATAACTATATCATCCTTAGGTCGGACATGGAAAAATCCTACCTGGAAATGCTATCGAGAAATGACATTACTGGTATCACCAGGTGCGATGCCCTGGAAACGTTGGTTATCAATAAAATGCTTGTTGCTAAAGCAGAAATAGACTCCGTAATGGTGGAAGATGGCGATGTGGAAAGTAATCTGGATCGCCGACTACAGTTCTTCATCAATCAGGTCGGCTCTGAGGAGCGGCTGGAGGAATTTTACGGAAAAACCATCGATCAGTTCAAGGACGAGCTTCGTGAGAGCGTAAAGGAACAGATGGTTGTGGAAAAAATGCAGGGAACTATCACCAAAGATTTAACTGTGACACCTGCAGAAGTGAAGAAGTTCTTCAAAACCATTCCATCGGACTCTCTGCCGTTCTTTTCAACCGAAGTAACTATTGGGCAAATCGTAAAAATTCCTGAGCCTGGTGAAGTTGAAAAGGAAAAAATTCGCACACAGTTAATTGCTATCAGAAATAAAATTCTGGCCGGCGAAAGTATGGCTACACTTGCCCAGCAGTATTCGATGGATCCGAGTGTGAGGAGAAACAATGGCGAGCTCGGGTTTTTCAGACGAGGAGATTTAGCGCCTGAGTTTGAAGCAACTGCGCTTAGCATGCAGCCTGGAGAGATTTCGATGCCCGTCGAAACCGACTTTGGTTTTCATATTATACAACTTGTAGAAAGAAGAGGAAACACCTACAACAGTCGACACATCTTGATGATTCCTGTGCCATCCCCTGCTGACATCAAAGCCTCCCGGGACTACCTGGACAGCCTGAAAACGCAAATTGAAGCAAAAACGATAACGTTCGAAAAGGCAGCAAAAGAATATAGCGATGACAAGGCGACAGCTTCCGATGGCGGCTTTTTGCTCGATGGCACAGGCGCACCGAGAGTTTCCGTTGAAGAAATCGACCCAGTGCTTTTCTTTACTTTGGATACGATGAAGGTTGGTAACATTACTGCACCCATTGACTACAGGCTAGATGACGGGACGCAAGCTTTGAGACTGATCTACTATAAAGACAAGGTTCCACCTCACCAGGCAAATCTGGAGCAAGATTTCCAGAAGATTTATCAGGCAACACTTAGCGCCAAAAAAAACAAGATTCTATCTGAGTGGTTTCGTAAAGCACAGGGAGATGTGTACATTGACGTTGATCCGGAATTCGACTTCTGCAATCTTTTAAAAGAGAATTACTGA
- a CDS encoding peptidyl-prolyl cis-trans isomerase, with protein sequence MKSKYLPLVLILSLLHSCEFIKLKSGEEANVQEIPVARVFDTYLYKADLTGIAPENLSPEDSVKLVEKYVDSWIKKQLMIAKASSKIEFNEAEIERKVLDYKYALMVHEFEKYEIGRRLNKEVSEQEIQTYYDDKFENFLLKQNIIKCLFVKIPKEAPRISRIRGLLRSYPDSDMEEIKSYCFRFAISSSLEDNAWLNFDEVVKSTPLATIPNKVQFLRDNSFVESSDDKFIYFIKLLEYKISDQVSPLEFIREDIANIILNKRKIELAKKLEEEIINEAQQNDEFEIYRN encoded by the coding sequence ATGAAAAGTAAATACCTTCCTCTCGTACTCATCCTTTCTCTGCTGCATAGCTGCGAGTTTATAAAGCTAAAATCAGGAGAAGAAGCCAATGTTCAGGAAATTCCCGTAGCACGTGTCTTCGACACGTACCTCTATAAAGCTGACCTCACTGGTATTGCCCCTGAAAATTTGTCCCCTGAAGACAGTGTCAAGCTGGTTGAGAAGTACGTTGATAGTTGGATAAAAAAGCAACTCATGATTGCCAAGGCGTCTTCGAAGATAGAGTTCAACGAAGCAGAAATCGAACGCAAGGTGCTTGACTATAAGTATGCCCTCATGGTGCATGAGTTTGAAAAATATGAGATCGGCAGGCGCCTTAACAAAGAGGTTTCCGAGCAAGAAATACAAACCTATTACGACGATAAGTTTGAGAACTTTCTTCTAAAGCAGAACATTATCAAGTGCCTGTTTGTCAAAATTCCCAAGGAGGCCCCACGAATTTCACGAATCAGGGGTCTGTTAAGAAGTTACCCCGACTCCGACATGGAAGAAATCAAGTCTTATTGCTTCAGGTTTGCCATATCTTCCTCCCTTGAGGACAACGCCTGGCTCAACTTTGACGAGGTGGTGAAAAGCACGCCGCTAGCCACCATACCCAACAAAGTTCAGTTTTTGCGGGATAATTCTTTCGTAGAATCGTCGGACGACAAATTTATTTACTTCATAAAACTACTTGAATACAAAATCTCTGATCAGGTTTCTCCGTTGGAGTTTATCAGGGAAGACATAGCTAATATTATTCTTAATAAGCGTAAAATTGAGCTCGCTAAGAAACTGGAAGAAGAGATCATAAACGAGGCGCAACAAAACGATGAATTTGAAATTTACAGGAACTAG
- a CDS encoding peptidylprolyl isomerase yields the protein MKPQGALFVLFIFSFGLSNPAFSQKEDPLFTIGDEAFSTEEFLYAFNKNRQATSGSFTEQELDDYFKLYVNFRLKVKEAKALGYDKKPAFVEEMVGYKKQLAKPYRTENLINEELVREAYSRTLEEVEASHILIEIPANASPEDTLKAYNLLLDIKKRVGNSESFATLAKQYSQDPSAAQNNGYLGYFGAFQMVYPFENAAFKTAAGKVSDPFKTSFGYHIVYVHAKRKALGSIKLAHIFFKMNADSTLAYAKAAEVKAKLDKGEDWNSLVAQYSDEGSNKNKGGELPWLTFRQLPASFYTAASGLDKPGDISHPLKAQNGWHIIKLVEKKPVPPLEEVRTMIESRISGDDRYSSRNDQTIDSLISRLNVKIFLEPKRAAFSLIDGRIIEGNWSYDSKGSELKKVLVNAANSQLTTEDFFRYVEINQKKGSNLTAEKYADELWNSFLLEKLEGIELQQLYATNSAYRFLYNEYFDGTLLFEVMNEKVWQMANTDTVGLSSFFSEHRGDYTWNERADVLSIEGENKVLKSLMSSSIDTLFLLRKYTVGTSSEWGAAKAGLAEVFNSIDSLRLSIYANEKSVREIKTAFPDEASRVRFIKDEINSSQIELLTQSKSVLEKYFNGLDTLSLKVSSTLLEKDNNLVPKEYWKAGIHFVNDGAFSKILYIKNIQQPARKELGEVKGKVVSDYQEFLETTWLNELKAKYSVKVNARAWKNVVKQLNEK from the coding sequence ATGAAGCCCCAGGGAGCCCTCTTCGTCCTTTTCATTTTTTCGTTTGGCCTATCAAACCCCGCCTTCTCCCAAAAAGAAGATCCCCTTTTTACGATTGGGGATGAAGCTTTTTCTACGGAAGAATTCCTCTATGCCTTCAACAAAAACCGGCAGGCAACTTCTGGTTCTTTTACAGAGCAAGAGCTTGACGACTACTTCAAACTCTATGTGAACTTTCGGCTCAAGGTAAAAGAGGCAAAAGCACTTGGTTATGATAAAAAACCAGCTTTCGTGGAGGAAATGGTTGGTTACAAAAAACAATTGGCAAAACCTTACCGGACCGAAAACCTCATTAACGAGGAGCTGGTCAGAGAAGCTTACAGCCGCACTCTGGAGGAGGTGGAGGCTTCCCATATCCTCATAGAAATTCCAGCGAATGCCTCACCTGAAGATACCCTCAAAGCCTACAACCTTCTTCTTGACATCAAAAAAAGGGTAGGCAACAGTGAATCATTTGCCACATTGGCCAAACAGTATTCGCAGGATCCGTCGGCCGCACAAAACAATGGCTATCTGGGCTATTTCGGCGCCTTCCAAATGGTGTACCCATTCGAAAATGCAGCCTTCAAAACTGCCGCCGGTAAAGTATCTGACCCCTTCAAAACGTCGTTTGGCTATCACATTGTTTATGTCCATGCGAAGCGAAAAGCCCTGGGGTCTATTAAGCTGGCACATATTTTTTTCAAAATGAATGCCGACTCAACATTGGCGTACGCTAAAGCTGCAGAGGTAAAGGCAAAACTTGACAAAGGTGAAGACTGGAACAGCCTGGTGGCGCAATACAGTGATGAAGGTTCTAATAAAAACAAAGGCGGGGAGCTGCCCTGGTTAACATTCAGGCAACTGCCAGCGTCATTTTATACTGCAGCAAGTGGTTTGGATAAACCCGGCGACATCTCTCATCCTCTCAAGGCGCAAAATGGGTGGCACATCATCAAACTGGTAGAGAAGAAGCCCGTGCCGCCTTTGGAAGAGGTAAGGACAATGATTGAATCACGCATTTCGGGCGATGACCGCTACTCCAGTAGAAATGATCAAACTATTGATAGTTTGATCAGCCGACTAAATGTGAAGATTTTTCTTGAACCGAAAAGGGCCGCCTTTTCATTGATAGACGGCAGGATCATTGAAGGCAATTGGTCTTACGACTCCAAAGGCTCAGAATTGAAAAAAGTGTTGGTTAACGCTGCCAATAGCCAACTAACAACAGAAGATTTCTTCCGGTATGTGGAGATAAACCAAAAGAAGGGCAGCAACCTAACAGCTGAAAAGTATGCTGATGAGCTTTGGAACAGCTTCTTGCTGGAGAAGCTAGAAGGCATCGAGCTACAGCAACTCTATGCTACTAACTCCGCTTACAGGTTTTTATACAACGAGTATTTTGATGGCACCCTGCTGTTTGAGGTAATGAACGAAAAGGTGTGGCAGATGGCCAACACGGATACTGTGGGTTTGAGCAGCTTTTTCTCCGAACACCGGGGTGATTATACATGGAATGAACGGGCAGACGTCTTGAGCATTGAAGGCGAAAATAAAGTGCTGAAAAGCCTGATGAGCTCTTCCATCGACACCTTGTTCCTGTTAAGAAAATACACAGTTGGCACCTCATCAGAATGGGGAGCAGCCAAGGCGGGCCTTGCAGAGGTATTCAATTCGATTGACTCCCTGAGACTATCTATTTATGCAAATGAAAAATCGGTCCGGGAAATAAAAACAGCATTTCCCGATGAGGCCTCAAGGGTTCGTTTTATCAAAGATGAGATCAACTCATCTCAAATTGAATTACTTACCCAATCAAAAAGTGTGTTAGAAAAATATTTCAATGGTCTGGATACGCTATCTTTGAAGGTTTCAAGTACTCTGCTTGAAAAAGATAATAACCTCGTTCCCAAAGAATACTGGAAGGCGGGGATTCATTTCGTCAACGACGGTGCCTTCTCGAAAATTCTGTATATAAAAAATATACAGCAACCTGCCCGAAAAGAGCTCGGAGAGGTCAAAGGCAAAGTGGTTTCAGACTATCAGGAATTTCTGGAAACCACGTGGCTAAATGAGCTGAAGGCCAAGTATAGCGTAAAAGTGAACGCCAGGGCTTGGAAAAATGTAGTAAAACAACTTAATGAAAAGTAA
- a CDS encoding ATP-binding protein, translating into MLYNYKASCSTDKLQEIRQFIDDLLRQHGLSDVESHKVVLAVDEVCANLIIHSHGCDANESIEISVEFKADKTTVFEIKDHGEAFNMAQYKEPSLSDIIRTKKKGGIGLMLVNRIMDKIEFYQSNGYNVCRLTKDFKKQ; encoded by the coding sequence ATGTTATATAATTATAAGGCATCGTGCAGTACTGATAAACTTCAGGAGATCCGTCAATTTATTGACGATTTGCTGAGGCAGCATGGCCTTTCCGATGTGGAAAGTCACAAGGTTGTGCTTGCTGTGGATGAGGTGTGCGCCAACCTTATCATTCACTCGCATGGGTGCGATGCCAACGAATCCATTGAAATCTCGGTTGAATTCAAAGCAGACAAAACAACAGTTTTCGAAATAAAAGACCACGGTGAAGCTTTCAACATGGCACAGTACAAAGAGCCCTCCCTCTCAGATATTATCAGAACCAAGAAAAAGGGAGGCATTGGGCTTATGCTTGTAAACAGAATCATGGATAAAATCGAATTCTATCAGTCCAATGGTTACAATGTTTGCCGGCTCACCAAGGATTTTAAAAAGCAATAA
- a CDS encoding STAS domain-containing protein: MIEISTAEDKEYVCISVGGEVDASSSIQLDTTIQNAVSDGYKKIMIDCSGLNYISSAGLGVFMSYIQELEIKEINMVIFGLQDKVFHVFQILGLDQLLKIVDDEKSAKGLLNVI, translated from the coding sequence ATGATTGAAATCTCTACAGCAGAAGACAAAGAATATGTATGCATTAGTGTTGGAGGCGAAGTAGATGCGAGCTCATCTATTCAACTCGACACAACAATTCAGAACGCAGTATCTGATGGGTATAAAAAAATAATGATCGACTGCTCTGGGCTTAATTATATTTCTTCTGCAGGGCTGGGAGTCTTTATGTCTTACATACAAGAGCTGGAAATAAAGGAGATTAACATGGTTATTTTCGGCTTACAGGATAAGGTTTTCCATGTTTTTCAAATTTTAGGTCTCGATCAGCTTTTAAAAATTGTTGATGATGAAAAGTCCGCTAAGGGTTTATTAAATGTTATATAA
- a CDS encoding GAF domain-containing SpoIIE family protein phosphatase: MLSNKSIVRLSIAFGIIFWTLLLLTNLSILFDQKNNASLGIPQFLPHAFLILFILSVGVYYRYSIGKAESINFIDLLWRVFVTGLLTTIVSLSIKFFFYVFGGSMLTKNILLINFFYLVNLGLILSFLISTFIVWKRLILYQKSKKLLRTWQFFEYFLFLSLGFEFSGYKLFDVPFNTVILLLVGIGLILSVNLKWVAYLNFKQKWKSILFLLLVIIYLWYFFMSLVGYSNESVLITDLLNNVFVLAVFAFIFIYSVFSVLVILFNLPTSSVFESKLEEVINFQRLSQTIPTGQKEEQVFEILLDSAVSAVFADAAWLEITDTKAGKQELLVRNLNPDLIDKIKEAAQNSTLKRILNSELERNPTSQKLTATLKKVPFKSILVYPIIVKNEQIGTLALLKEVDDSFNKEMIDIINTYVNQASISIENFRLLTEALENERYKEELKIASRVQKSLLPQTLDKNHDYNITAFSMAADEVGGDYYDTFRINDNKVALIIADVSGKGTSAAFHMSQMKGIFHSLAQLDLEPKEFMVQANSALSRCLEKTSFITASYFIIDTKSKVVRFTRAGHCPTLYLDGRTRETSFFKNKGLGLGILRNSSFEDYVQVNEFYYKPEDVFVLYTDGITEATNQNQEEFGYDRLRTSLLKHANLSPDKIKDGIIDDLYDFCGKRSLDDDYTMLIVKFSGHENVKSVESVKTKK, from the coding sequence ATGTTGTCGAACAAAAGCATCGTCAGACTTAGCATAGCCTTCGGAATTATATTCTGGACGCTGCTGCTATTGACCAACCTGTCGATCCTTTTCGATCAGAAGAACAACGCCTCTCTGGGCATACCGCAGTTCTTACCCCACGCTTTTCTCATCCTTTTTATCTTGTCTGTTGGGGTTTATTATCGCTACAGCATTGGTAAAGCAGAGAGCATCAATTTTATCGATTTGTTGTGGCGTGTATTTGTAACCGGCCTTCTTACTACCATCGTTTCACTGTCGATCAAGTTCTTTTTCTACGTTTTTGGAGGCTCCATGCTCACCAAAAATATTCTGTTGATCAACTTCTTTTACCTGGTCAACCTGGGGCTCATTCTATCGTTTTTGATTTCCACCTTCATCGTTTGGAAAAGGCTGATCCTCTATCAAAAATCCAAGAAGCTTCTGCGCACCTGGCAGTTCTTCGAATATTTCCTTTTTCTGAGCCTTGGCTTTGAGTTTTCCGGCTACAAGTTGTTCGACGTTCCTTTTAACACGGTAATTCTCTTGCTCGTTGGCATTGGGCTGATCTTGTCTGTCAACTTAAAATGGGTCGCCTATCTCAATTTTAAGCAAAAGTGGAAAAGCATCTTGTTTCTACTGCTGGTCATCATTTATCTGTGGTACTTCTTCATGAGCCTGGTTGGTTATTCCAATGAGTCCGTGCTGATCACCGACCTCCTCAACAATGTGTTCGTGCTGGCAGTCTTCGCCTTCATCTTCATTTACTCCGTTTTTTCTGTCCTTGTTATCCTGTTCAACCTCCCCACTTCCTCCGTTTTTGAGAGCAAACTGGAAGAGGTCATCAATTTCCAGCGGTTGAGCCAAACCATCCCAACCGGACAAAAAGAAGAGCAAGTCTTCGAAATATTACTTGATAGCGCTGTAAGTGCGGTGTTTGCAGACGCTGCCTGGCTGGAGATCACGGACACAAAGGCCGGCAAACAGGAACTATTGGTAAGGAACCTGAACCCTGACCTTATAGACAAAATAAAGGAGGCTGCGCAAAACAGCACGTTGAAGCGAATTCTCAACTCTGAGCTGGAAAGAAACCCCACCAGCCAAAAACTGACGGCTACGCTTAAAAAAGTGCCGTTCAAGTCGATTCTGGTGTACCCCATTATTGTTAAAAATGAACAAATCGGCACTCTTGCCTTGCTGAAAGAGGTCGACGACTCCTTCAACAAGGAAATGATCGACATCATCAACACTTACGTCAACCAGGCGAGCATTTCGATTGAAAATTTCCGGCTGCTAACGGAAGCTCTGGAAAACGAACGGTACAAGGAAGAGCTGAAAATTGCCTCACGGGTTCAAAAAAGTCTTTTACCACAAACCCTTGACAAAAACCACGACTACAACATCACGGCATTTTCTATGGCTGCCGACGAAGTAGGGGGCGATTACTATGACACCTTCCGCATCAACGACAATAAAGTAGCCCTTATCATCGCCGACGTTTCTGGCAAAGGCACGTCAGCTGCCTTCCATATGAGCCAGATGAAGGGAATTTTCCATAGCCTTGCACAGCTGGATCTGGAGCCAAAAGAATTTATGGTGCAGGCCAATAGCGCCTTAAGCCGGTGCCTTGAGAAAACCTCATTCATTACGGCTTCCTACTTCATAATCGACACAAAAAGTAAAGTAGTAAGGTTCACCAGAGCAGGCCACTGCCCAACCTTATACCTCGATGGCCGTACAAGGGAGACCAGCTTCTTCAAAAACAAGGGGCTAGGGCTGGGAATATTGCGAAACTCTTCCTTCGAAGACTATGTTCAGGTTAATGAGTTCTACTACAAGCCGGAGGATGTGTTCGTATTATACACCGACGGTATTACGGAAGCCACTAACCAGAACCAGGAGGAATTTGGGTACGATCGCCTCCGCACCTCTCTACTTAAGCATGCTAACCTATCACCCGACAAAATAAAGGACGGGATCATTGATGATTTATACGATTTCTGTGGAAAACGGTCGTTGGACGATGATTATACCATGCTCATCGTAAAGTTCTCTGGGCATGAAAACGTTAAAAGTGTTGAATCCGTAAAAACTAAAAAATGA